In Lolium rigidum isolate FL_2022 chromosome 7, APGP_CSIRO_Lrig_0.1, whole genome shotgun sequence, the DNA window TTCAATTGCAATAGCAAGTAACAATTAGCAATTTAGTAGCATTGCTATTACAGAACCAACAATGAAATTGCAATGGCGAGTAAGCGAGTAACGCATCCGAATGAAAATCAATTGCATTACATACGGGACAAATATGAACGGGTAAACATTACAATTGTTAATTTTCCGTGTTGCATAGCGCAACAAGTACATCGCAAAATCATTTTTTTAATTACCCGAAATGCCTTCTTACCCATCATTTTTTTAGAACACGATgcacagcaattttaatgattccATTTCTCCGGATTGGAATCCTTAAATCCTTTGATCCAAAGAGGCACttcaattttattttcttgtattcTTAGTCAATTCTAGAAATTGCGAACGCAAGTCATGGGGGTTCCGATTTGGGCAGAGAAAATCAGATTCAGCATCATTGGAATTGGGAATCAATTAGCAATTTAGCATGATTGCTATTACAGAACCAACAATGAAATTGCAATGAATGAAAATCAATTGCATTACATGTGGAACAAATATGAACGGGTAAACATTACAGTTGTTAATTTGCCGTGTTGCAGAGCGGCAACAAGCACATTGCAAAATCAGAGCCCCCTAGTAGGCTCAAACAATCATCAGACGGGTAGACAAGCAAATCAACCCAATGCAACTCCACGACTAGAACCTCATCCATCAGGAGCAGATGGGGCACCGGACGAGGCCGTTCTCGTTGCACTCGCCGCATGGTGCCGTCTCCTTCCGGTCGCCGTCGACGCGCACCTTGCGGCTGCCGTTGCAGTCCCTGCACATGACGAACCTGACGCCGGCGCACCCGGCGCACCAGACCCGCGCCCGCGGCAGCCCCTGGAGCAGGGCCCTGAGCTTGCCCTCCTCCTCCATCCTGGTCACCTCGGCCGCGCCCCCGACGTGCTTGCCCCGGACGAACACCGCGGGCACGCGCAGGTCCCGGCCGCCCAGCAGCAGCCGCAGCTCCTCCCTGTATCCCGAGTCCATGGACACGTCCCGCTCGATGAGCTTCACGTCGTGGGCCTCGATGGCCGCGCGCACCGCGTTGCAGTCCTCGAAGgtcttgcggatgccgcggagcgTGGTGGTGTAGAGCACGACCGCGTCCGCGCCGCCCGGCGGGCACCGGCCCTCCGCCACGATCGCCGGCACCACCTTGGGCTGCCGGGGCTTGTCGGACCCGATGACCACCCGCTTGATGTGCGCGCCGTCCTCCGAGAGCTCCCGCTCGATGGAGGCGAGGAGCTCCGGGTCGAACAGCGGGCTCAGGCTCCGGCGCGAGGAGGACATGCCGCCCTGGGTCTCGGTGGGGTTGGGCTTCCGGGTGATACGGGTGCTTGCGGGTGAGGAGAACCGCTTCGACGCCCGGGAGAGCTTGGAGTTGTCGATGGAGTTGTACGGGCGGAGCACCACCCGGTCCTCGTCGGCGGCGTCGCTGGGTTTGCTGCTGTTGGTGTTGCCGGAGCAGCGCTGCAGCGGGCTGTTCTCCTTGCCTGGGGTGCTCCTCCGCTTCGCGGATGACCGCCTGGGCGACGGGAGGGCCAGGGAGAGCACCCTGGCGGGGGACCAGCGGCCCGGCTTGGAGGGTTTCTTGGCCGGCGAGTCCGCGTCCTCCAGCCCCGCCATGATCTCCCACGAGTTGATCACCTCCATGCCGGACTCCGGCTTCTTGGCGTCCGGTGCCGGCGCCGGCTTCTTGGCGTCGGGGAGGACGAGGGGCGGCGGGCGCAGCTTGCTGGAGGCGCGCTTCCACTCCCGGCTGATCGGCTTCTCCTGCTCCTGCGGCAGGGGGAGCTCCTTGTCTGGGCACGATCCGGGCGCGGCGTGCTTGGTCTGGAGGTCGAGCACGCCGTAGGTGGTGGAGGTGAGGGAGACGACGTGGTCGACGCGGCCGCGCACGGTGGTGGTGCGCgctttgccgccgccgccgccgccgctgcggccTCCGGGCCCCGGCGGGAGGAGCTTCGACGAGATGCACCCCATTGGCGTCGGAGCAGCCTTGCTCCTCTGTTTCTTCTCGAATCTAATGGCGATCTTCCTATGGCACTTGCGCTCTGTTGACTGACCGGAAACGAGTGATGATGCGAGCGTTCACAGTGTGCTGCGCTTTGTTGCCTTTGATGCCAAGCGTGGGCGCAACGGTCGTCAAGTGTGCAGTTGCTGCAGATTTagattttcttttgatttttcgTCGCGCGGTGCGTTCATTCCAACGGTCGAATTGGGGAGGCGGTTGGTTGGTGCGAGCGCCAGGAGGATAGATGGTACGGAAACCGAAAAAAAGTGGCGCGGCCCGTGTCACGAGAGGATGTACCCGTTGAATCGTGGCGAGTGCACATGTGTTGGGCCCTGATCTTCTTTTTTTCGAGTTGCTCTGCTCGTCTGGGTTTTCATCTCGCGCCACGGTGTGAGCTCATAAAGGACTTTTTTCAGTTTCATCTTTTCTTGACGCTTAGGCGTTGATAGAAAACAATTAGACTTGTGAAACATAAGATCAGAATATCTTTTCATTTCAGTTTCATTTCCATTTAGTTTGTATATAAGGGCATCTTCAGCCGCTCAATCCATTTTAAACACCAAATTTTTTGGTTTTGTTTTGCTTGGTTCGTGACTTGGACACAAATCAGGCCGTGTACTCCTCCTTATCCGTTTATGTTGGGGATAGGCCCAGATGCCCAATAGCATGATGCATTTCATCATGTTATTCTTATTTTTAACAAGGAAAACACCTATCATGATGGCAAACATTATTCAAATGATccacatgaagaaacaagaggatgAGTACATCATCCATTCATCGGATTAAAAACAAGTATTACGCATTGAAGAATTCCTCGTCATAGGCTTCGAAGCTTGGGTCGGCCGTCCGTGCCACCAGAGGCCTCCGACAACCACCTATTCTTCATCGTTTGAGACAAGGGTGACGATGCTGACCTCTGTAGCTAACTATATGAAGGCTACGCGACGTGCATTCTCGACGACGACCTGGATGGCGTGGTCAGGCATTGACCATAACCACATCCACCCGGCTTTGTTCTTCTCCGGTGGTGGATACTCGTTGGTGCAGCGGTTCAGCGCCGCCTCTCGCTCCTCGTGAAGTAGTGTCGACCAGTAGTCGTTATCGTTGTCGAACTTTGGGTTGAGCCACAATGCATCCTTCTACCTGCGGCGGAAGACCTCGTGGCCGAAGTCCTTGCCGACGGGCAGTGGCGACTCGGCATCGTCGCTTTTGGTGGCGCAATTATACTGTATTTGGAGAGCTTTGTGACCTCTTGCTAGTCCAGCCAAATCATGTCCACGTCGTTGGTGTAGTGAAAGGCGGTCTCCGGAGCAAGGCGGGTTGGAAGTGGCAACGGCGATGCCTATCGGAATGGCCAGTGTGGCTATTTGCCTTAAAATGGGCTGGCAGTCGTCCACCATCAATGCCGGTGCACGAGGCGAAGTGTCATGCAAAACTCCACGTCACCGCTCGCCAGTTCAAAGGCGCATGAGACGAAGCGGCTGACATTGAAGTCACGCGCAGAAGGACACAACACCGCTCGCCGGTTCAGGCTCGCATGAGGCAAAGAGGTTGTTGGGCCCCCGCCAGGCGGGCCCGAGGGCTATGAGGGAGGATACTCCTGCGGTCTGCGAGAAGTCCTCCGTGCTGGTGTATTTTTAGCCTAAATTTGGGATGGGAATAGATCTCCACAAACACCTCGATCCGCTTGCGTAAGATCGTCGGGCTAGGTTTTCCTTGTCCTGCTGTCCAAGTGAACTAAAAGGGATAGCGTCGGTTCATTTGGGTCTGGCGCTGAAGATGCTTTAACACATGATTTTAGAACTTCCTCTTTTTCATAATGTTTTGAAATTGCTTTCTAATCCTCCCAGACTAGTGAAACTGTGAATGAGTGATAAAGAAGTGATGGTTTACCAAAGTCAAACATCGATAACGAAGAGATGATTTACCAAAGTCAAACATCGATAAGGCAAATGTACCAGGAAGCAGCTAGCTGTACAAAAGAAAGAGACAATGCGCACGACACGAGTGAAGATTGAGATGGTTTTTTCAGCACAGGTTACAACTGCAGAAGCAGGCTGGAAGCATGTGAATATGTACAACTGTTCCCCTGCGCGGTGCGCCGGTGCCTCTCTCGAAGCACGCACGCATGAGATTCAAACCGGTCACCGCTCTACGCCAGCCATGCCCTCCGGCCACCGCCGCGAAGCAAGGCGCTTCATGTCTCCCAGCCCCGGAACCGGCTGCGGCGGCGACAGAACAGCCGCCGCCGTCGGTGACTCCGAACTGAATGAAGGCTACACGAcgtgtgttcttgatgatgacctTGATGGCATGTCGACCCTTGACCAGAACTGTGTCCACTAGGTTTTGTTGTTCTCCGGTGGTAGATGCTCGTCGATGAAGCGGTTCAGCGCCACCTCGCGCTCCTCGTGAAGTAGTATCGGCCAGTATTCGTTATCGTCGTCATACTTTGGGTTGGCCCACACCGCGTCCCTCTACCTGCGGAAGAATACCTCATGGCCGAAGTCCTTGCCAGCGGGCAGTGGCGGCACGGGCACCCGACCCAAACTGATGGCCCAACCACACAGCACCGTCGCTTTTTGCGGCGCAAGGATACCGTATTTGGAGAGTTTTGTGACCTCGTGCTAGTCCAGCCAGTGGGACAAGGCGGTCTCTGGAGCAAGGCGGGCTGCAAGTGGCAATGACGATGCCTATGGGAATGGCCGGTGTGGCTACTTGCCTTAAAAAGGCTGCAGTTGTCCACCATCAATGTCGGTGCAGGAAGTGAAGTGGCCGACATTAAAGTGTCATGCGAAACTCCACATCACCGCCGCCAATTCAAAGGCGCATGAGGTGAAGCGGCCGACATTGAAGTCGCGCGCAAAAGGACACAACACCGCCCCCCGGTTCCCGCACACATGAGGTAAAGAGGTCGTTGGGTCCCTGCCAGGCGGACCCGAGGTTTATGATGGAGGATACGCAGGCGGTCTGCGAGACGTCTGTGTTGATGCATTTCTAGCCCAAATTTTGGATGGGAATGGATCTCCGCGAACCCCTTGGTCCGTTTGCGTTAGGCTGTCGCACGCTGAAGATGCTTTAACACAAGAACTTCCTCTTTTTTCATATTGTTTTGAAACTGCTTTCTAATCCTCCCAGACTAGAGAGTGAACGAGTGATGGTTTACTAAAGTCAAACATCGATAACGAAGGGATGATTTACCGAAGTCAAACATCGATAAGGAAGAGATGATTTACCAAAGTCAAACATCGATAACGCAAATGTACCAGGAAGGAAGCACCTAGCTGTACAAAAGAAAGAGACGGATGCACACGACACGATCACACGAGTGAAGACTGAGGTTACAAGTGCAGAAGCAGGCTGGAAGCATGTGAATGTACAACTGTTCCCGTGCGCGTTGTGCCTGTGGCTCTCGAAGCACGCAGGGATGAGATTCAAACCGGTCACCGCTCTAATCCTGCCATGCCCTCCGGCCACCGCCGCGAAGCAAGGCGCTTCACGTCTCCCAGCCCCGGaattggaagcggcggcgacacaacGGCCGCCGTCGTCGGTGACTCCGACGCCGTGGCCTCCGATTCGCTCGCTGGCAATTCACCTTCTTCACGATTGTCCGAGCGGCAAATGCCACGAAGCGAGGCAGCGACGCTCGCCCAGCACCCGCTCCGCTCCTCAGCCAGCTGCTCGTCCTCCCCACGCGGCGCAGGCGCAGGCGCATGCGCCGCCGCGCGGCTCTCGGCCCGCACGGCGCCGAAGCACGACACCTTCGGGGACGACGGCTCCTCGGCCTCCACGGCCTCGCTCGCGAAGACCCTGGCGCCTCCCGCCGGCCGGCGCCAGCCGCGGCCGAGAAcgggagggcgccgctgctgcacgGCCATCTTGCCCGCGGGCAGAACGCCGATGACGATGGCCGGGGGCCCCGGCGGCCTCCTGGGCTTTGGCGCGCCCTTGCGCGCCTCCGCCTCGGCGGCCGCCTTGGGGTTGGAGCTCCCCTTGGTGGACCCGCCCCGCTCCAGCACCGCGCCGGCCCGCCCCGACCAGGCCCAGCTCACCCGCAGCGACTCTGCCCGGCCGTCCGGGTAGGAGGCTGCGACCGCGGTGGTCTCGCAGGCGAGCTTCGGTCTTGGCTCGCCGGCGTCGACGAGGCGGAAGAGGGAAACCAGATCGAGCTGCGGCATTCTTCCCCCTTGTCTGTCAGTCTCACAAGCCTGCTGCTGCTACTGACAGCGATGAGTGATTGGTGTTAAATTTGTGCGACTGAGAAGTGAGAGCGTGGAGGTATTAAAAGGGGAGGCGGCAAAGGCGTGTGGAGAGTTTGAAAAGCTACGACGGTGGCGACCGGCGAGTGCCGTTGGAAGGGAAGGGAAGGGGTCGTTGAGTGTGACTGTGTGTGTGTGAGGTGCGGCGGGTTAATGCCACGGGGAGTTTTGGCATGCTCTGTGCACCAATTGTCAACTGCTTCTCGTGAAGTTGCCGAATGGAACCGTGAGGGAGAGAGGCCTGCCGTGCATGCTCTGATTGCTCTATTTTAGAAATTGTCAACGTACCACAATAATAAATAGTTAAAGGGTATTAGTATTTCTCAATCGTTCTCGGGTGTTAGATGATTGCATCAAATCGCAGTTGCAAATGATGACTCGCACGAATTACAAAGCAAATCTAAtggttcaaataatttttttagttGCGTcttcacttgcaactgaaaaagtcTCAGTTGTGACTTTATTTGCAACTGGAAAAAATTCAGTTACAACCCAACTTGCGATTCATATACATGAATACAGTGTAATTAAACGCTGTACAACTTAACTGAGCACGAACTTAATTCTCGGCTAGCTGAAAACTAGCAAATCCCAAAGATAAAACTAGTTTTatgaaactatttttttttggcaaTTACAACATCACATGCAACTGAAAAATTAAAGAAGCAACctacatttcaaaaaaaaattagttccaaCTCTTGCAAACAACATATATCACCGTTGCAATGCAACTAGAAGAAAACTCAATTATAATCCCAATTGTAACTGAAAATTCTAAAAAGAACTCAGTTGTAACCCAACTTGCGTCTAAAAAAATACACACACTTTCAATCATCCACTTGTAAGTGTAAAAGTATCTCAGTTACAACTTCGCTTGGAGCTCACGGCAAACAACTGGCTAACAACTAACGGCAGTAGAAAACACTCGCACCTACAACTACAGACTAAAAAAGTATGAATCTTGATAGCCTAATCCAACAGCCCACTGACTAGCCGAGAACTagtaatttcaaaaaaaaaattatcagTTGCGACCatacttgcaactaaaaaaattattagttgcaactaaaaaaaatatattttccaACCACAATGGTAACTAAAAAAATCTCATTTGTAACTCTATTTGCAACTAGAATTTTGTCTCCGACTTCagtcataaataaataaaaaatctcaattgcacccccacttgcaacaaaaaaaaatcacatttGCAATTCCATTTTCTACTGGAAAAAAATCTTAGTTCCAACTCCATTTACAGCTGAGATTTTGCCGGTAACGCACTCCTTTTAACTATAACAATTTCCACATTTTATAATGAAAATTATCACTTCAAATAAACAACGGTTAAGTTCACACAAATTAACAAGCAATGCAACTCTTATCCGaggaaaaaaatcagaaaaataagccGTACGCAAAGCTTACAAGGAGATGGCTACAAGATCAGCAGCTGCAGATTGCATGCAAGCATGGTAAAAATAGCAAAGAAACCACATCGTGGATAATCATCAACGGGGCAACCTAAATTTCTGATGCATCTAAATCGGTTGGCGTGGACAGTCAGACTCAGACGGACCGATCCATCTGATGCGACCCATCTATTTACTAAATTTAGAAAATGGATGCGTCTGCGCGGACAATAGGCACA includes these proteins:
- the LOC124673981 gene encoding uncharacterized protein At5g39865-like, coding for MGCISSKLLPPGPGGRSGGGGGGKARTTTVRGRVDHVVSLTSTTYGVLDLQTKHAAPGSCPDKELPLPQEQEKPISREWKRASSKLRPPPLVLPDAKKPAPAPDAKKPESGMEVINSWEIMAGLEDADSPAKKPSKPGRWSPARVLSLALPSPRRSSAKRRSTPGKENSPLQRCSGNTNSSKPSDAADEDRVVLRPYNSIDNSKLSRASKRFSSPASTRITRKPNPTETQGGMSSSRRSLSPLFDPELLASIERELSEDGAHIKRVVIGSDKPRQPKVVPAIVAEGRCPPGGADAVVLYTTTLRGIRKTFEDCNAVRAAIEAHDVKLIERDVSMDSGYREELRLLLGGRDLRVPAVFVRGKHVGGAAEVTRMEEEGKLRALLQGLPRARVWCAGCAGVRFVMCRDCNGSRKVRVDGDRKETAPCGECNENGLVRCPICS
- the LOC124672096 gene encoding uncharacterized protein LOC124672096, which translates into the protein MPQLDLVSLFRLVDAGEPRPKLACETTAVAASYPDGRAESLRVSWAWSGRAGAVLERGGSTKGSSNPKAAAEAEARKGAPKPRRPPGPPAIVIGVLPAGKMAVQQRRPPVLGRGWRRPAGGARVFASEAVEAEEPSSPKVSCFGAVRAESRAAAHAPAPAPRGEDEQLAEERSGCWASVAASLRGICRSDNREEGELPASESEATASESPTTAAVVSPPLPIPGLGDVKRLASRRWPEGMAGLER